From the Hyalangium gracile genome, one window contains:
- a CDS encoding YkgJ family cysteine cluster protein, translating to MTRKPFQSPACARCAKAIGKTCCEPGPHEHLAMVTRADIARISAHTRLSARRFTEEEAVSEAGAVDFEARWPLYRDYFRRGPVRITLLARDGACVFLDRARGCTLPLDVRPIACRLYPFDKWADGSWSLAIGRFGDLQAAREEGSACLAVEEAGSMEEVLAAFGTTHEAVEALGAQLAEEVRNHGRG from the coding sequence ATGACGCGAAAGCCGTTCCAGAGCCCGGCCTGCGCGCGCTGCGCGAAGGCGATCGGCAAGACGTGCTGCGAGCCGGGGCCGCACGAGCACCTGGCCATGGTGACGCGAGCGGACATCGCCCGCATCAGCGCGCACACGCGCCTGTCCGCGCGCCGCTTCACCGAGGAGGAGGCCGTCTCCGAGGCGGGCGCGGTGGACTTCGAGGCCCGCTGGCCGCTCTACCGGGATTATTTCCGCCGCGGGCCGGTGCGCATCACGCTGCTGGCGCGGGACGGCGCCTGCGTCTTCCTGGATCGAGCCCGCGGCTGCACGCTTCCCCTGGACGTTCGGCCGATTGCCTGCCGGCTGTACCCTTTCGATAAGTGGGCGGATGGGAGCTGGAGCCTGGCGATCGGGCGGTTCGGAGACCTCCAGGCAGCACGCGAGGAGGGGAGCGCCTGCCTCGCGGTGGAGGAGGCCGGGTCCATGGAGGAGGTGCTGGCGGCGTTCGGAACCACTCACGAGGCGGTGGAGGCGCTGGGTGCGCAGCTCGCCGAGGAAGTGCGAAACCATGGTCGCGGTTGA